The window TGCATCTAATTTTCTAATCTCAGTCATCATGGGGCAAGCTATGGCAATGCCAATAATTAAAATACCTGATAGTAAAAACCAATGATTTACACCGATCCTATCAGCAAAGAACCCAGAAAGAATTAACCCAATTGGCATAGCAAGAGACATGATACTTCCGGTCAAAGAAAATACACGTCCTAAATATTCAGGCTTAATTTTCTCCTGAAAAAGAGCTGTTTGCACACCGCTATAAAATGGCACCGAAAGCCCCATTATTGCACAGCAGACTACAAATATGAAAAATCCACTTTGAGGAAGTAATCCTGAAATGGTTAAGCTTATCCCCATCATAAAAATTGATGCCGTTATTAATAAGATTCGCTTTTGGTAATTCCCAAATAACCCTAATAATAGACCCCCTATCAACATACCAGAGGCATAAGCAATCTCCGTAATAGAAATATGCATCGGTGTACCATTAAAATATTCCATAGTGATTAAAGGATATAATGCATTTATGGGCATATAAACAAACATATATAATGTTCCAACGAGTAATAAAGCAAATAATCCTTTATTTTGCCGTAGTACAGCCATTCCTTCTTTCATTTCTCTTATGAAATTTGGTTTCAAACTTTGCACTTGATCACCCAGCTTAGGTATACGTACAATTGCTACCGTAATAGATGCAATCACAGCACCCAATACATCGATGGCAATAATAGCATTTAGTTCCCAAACGGAGTATAAGAGTGCTGCAACTGCCGGACTAACAATATAGCTTATAGACTGCAAAGACTGACTATAGCCTGCGCATTTCGTTAGGTGTTCTTCTGGTACTAAAAGTGGTGTAACCGCATTGAGTGCTGGGGTATGAAAAGCTGTTCCAATGCTACGGATAAACAATACTACCATAACCATCCAGATAGGTAACTCCATATAGAATGCAACAATAGCAAGCACTGCCCCAGCTGATGCGATAATTAAATCAGAACCAATCATTATCTTCTTCCTATCATGTCGATCCACTAGCACACCAATGGCAGGTCCAAAGATCGCATAGGGTAAAAAACCTACTAGTGAAGCCATAGACAAGACCATCGCAGATCCTGTTTTCTCTGTAAGGTAAAAAATGATCGCCATTTGCAGGATGGCACTAGTGATTAATGATACTGCCTGCCCTGCCCATATTGTATAAAACTTAAGTTTCCAATTGTTGTATTTTCCCATTTATTTTTCTCCTGCATATTATTTTGCTTGAATTTTTATTTTGAATAGCATTCTAGGCAATAAAAAATGCAGGCCTAAATCCACAATGTGGCTTTTGGTCTGCATACATACAATTTGGAAACATTCATATTAAAGACATAGTTAAATAAAGGTATAGTTAAACAACCTATATCCTAACCGTAACTAATGAATGCTCAATATCGTATAAATAAGCACAACAAAAAAGCCTATCATCGGGGATAGATTCTGCTTTTTTTATTGCCAGCTTATCTTAAACGTATTGAGGCTGTCATAGTTTCGGTTCCTCCTAAATTCCTATTTGAATCAACGGATATTTTAACACAATAAGTCGCTTTTAGCAACTTTTAAAAAAACCATCCATTTTTAACAGGATAGTTGGGCACCTAACAATAATGAACTAACAATCAAGAAACTTTTTATACAGTTAGACATTTTAAACGCCTCGTCAATCCAAAAGCCTTACACAATTTTAGATATTTAATATAATCAAGATATTCGATGTATTTTATTACATCTGTCCTATCTCCTCAACCCTACAAAATCATCCATTCTATCTCCTCAAACTTCTGCCGATTTACTCGGTTGATATGTTTCCTCAATAAATAAAAATAAGGATTTTCAAGGTTAAAAGGTACTGCCAGAAATCAGGCAGGAAATCCTCCAACCTTAAAAATCCTTTATTTATCAAAGTAGCCTCGGTTATTCCAATGTACCCGTCGGTAAATATCGCCGCAATGACCGCAGTAAACAATACTCGATAAAGCATACTTATCCGATTGTTTTTCGGAATTTGAGTATGTAAAATAGATTTAAAAGTTGATTCAGTAATTTTCTACTTTAACAAACAGACTAGATTGATAAACAAGAAATGGTAACGTAAACAGTAATAGGCCTATAGAACTGGAGCTAATAGGAAAAGAGAAAAACAGTCATTTTGGTATCATATTTTATCTATGACCTGGATGAGTAAGGTTGGTAGAGCCTGAGGAGAATCAATTAAAATAAAAAATACAGAGCGAGAAATTCTCACTCTGTATTTTTTATTTTTGCATCGTTCACTTATCGCTTTTACTTGATGTTATTTTACGAGTGGCTAAAGCTATGATCCCACCAACTGCAATAAATACAATGTCCAAAACGATTTCCAACCCTTGAAACGCATCAATATAATTTACTAAAAACCAACTTTTTCCTCCATTAGTCAAATGATTGATTAATCCGCCTACTCCCTGAATAATAAAAAGTAGACTGAGTCCACTGATAATTTCTTTCATAATGAACACCTCTTTAATATTTTTTCTAATTTAATATGCCTCTAAGACCGATATTAAAAAAAACTGCACCTATGACTCCTGTCGCTACCAAGAGTGAAGAGATTGGAGCTTCATTTAATTTTGACCTCATTTTAACAAGAAATTGTTGCAATCTTTCTTTAAATATAATATTAACCCCTAACAGTAATATAGAAGGAAGCACCATTACTAGATTGTATCCAATAATCATTAAGATAGCAGGTGTAGTCTCAATTGTTTGATGATTCATTAAAAAGATTGAATAAAAGTAAGGCAATGCCGTTACAAATTCAATTAGGAAAACAATGATTCCTAGTATAATCATCCCTTTAATTGTTGTATTTTTGGGGATAAATGAAATTAAACGTTTTT of the Bacillus tuaregi genome contains:
- the mef(A) gene encoding macrolide efflux MFS transporter Mef(A), with the translated sequence MGKYNNWKLKFYTIWAGQAVSLITSAILQMAIIFYLTEKTGSAMVLSMASLVGFLPYAIFGPAIGVLVDRHDRKKIMIGSDLIIASAGAVLAIVAFYMELPIWMVMVVLFIRSIGTAFHTPALNAVTPLLVPEEHLTKCAGYSQSLQSISYIVSPAVAALLYSVWELNAIIAIDVLGAVIASITVAIVRIPKLGDQVQSLKPNFIREMKEGMAVLRQNKGLFALLLVGTLYMFVYMPINALYPLITMEYFNGTPMHISITEIAYASGMLIGGLLLGLFGNYQKRILLITASIFMMGISLTISGLLPQSGFFIFVVCCAIMGLSVPFYSGVQTALFQEKIKPEYLGRVFSLTGSIMSLAMPIGLILSGFFADRIGVNHWFLLSGILIIGIAIACPMMTEIRKLDAK
- a CDS encoding GAP family protein; translation: MIETIEALMPSSSLDISSALMIISLCALIDILSPGVLTVTAYLLLTQPNQLSSRLFVFLFITQLGYFITGLLLYFGGNSLLKRIEQLSQFDFINWFYILLGAVLVLISFSKPKETTKKRLISFIPKNTTIKGMIILGIIVFLIEFVTALPYFYSIFLMNHQTIETTPAILMIIGYNLVMVLPSILLLGVNIIFKERLQQFLVKMRSKLNEAPISSLLVATGVIGAVFFNIGLRGILN
- a CDS encoding zinc ribbon domain-containing protein; amino-acid sequence: MYFTYSNSEKQSDKYALSSIVYCGHCGDIYRRVHWNNRGYFDK